From the Candidatus Binatus sp. genome, the window CCATCGCAATCTGCGCTTCTCGCGCGACAAGGCGCCGTATCATACCAACGCGGCCGCGGCGTTCGGTCATCGCGACGGGAAGCGCTTCGACTCGCCGTCGTTCTACCTGTCGCTTTCGCCCGCGGAGGCTTTCGCCGGCGTCGGTGTATGGCATCCGCACGCGGACATGGTCGCCAAGATTCGCGACGCGATCGTCGCGCGGCCCGCGAAATGGAAGAGCGCCGTCAACGACCGTAGATTCAGGGCGCGATTCGAAATGGCAGGCGACATGCTGTCGCGCCCGCCGAAAGGCTACGACGCCAACCATCCGTTGATCGAGGATCTCAAGCGCAAGGACTTCATCGGCGGCACGCAGTTCACGCGCAACGAAGTCTGCTCGGCAGAGTTCATGGGTTTATTTTCCAGCGCGTGCGCGTCGGCAGCGCCGTTCATGAAGTTTCTAACCGAGGCGCTGGGGCTCAAGTGGTGACCGCCCGCCCGTGGGCACGGGTAGCCAGTATTAAGACCCATTTGCAGTGGCCGCGCCCGCCAACGGCGGGCGGCCTTAATGCTGGCCAGCCGTGCCAACGGCCCTTAATACCGGGTGCAGGGGTCACCCCTGCACGTTGGCACGAGACAAGCGACCTGCGCGACGCGAAAGCGCTTCTCGAAGAATTGGAAGCGTAGCGCGTTGCGCTTACAGGATGCGGCGGAGCTTCTGACCCAGGCGGCCGAACAATCCGGCGCGAGCCACGCCCGCTTTGGTTACGATTGGAATCCCCGCTTGCGGCTTGCCGTTGAGTAGAACCGCAAGATCGCCAACCGCCACGCCGGGTTGAACCGGCGCTTCCAGGTACCTTGCCGCGGGCTCGAATTGGACCGTGACCTTGCTCTCTTCGCCGCGCCCGAGCGTGAACACCGCAGCGCCCTGGGGCCCGATCGCCACCGCCTCGGCGACGCCGTCGCGCACCGGTATCGCCGCGGGTATCGCCTTGCTCAAATCGGGCCGGTAGCTGACAAAAGCGCGAAACGCCCAATCAATCAGTTTCTCGGTTTCGGTGCGGCGCCGCGCCGCGCTCGGCGCGCCCATCACGGCCGACAGCAGATTCATCCCGTTCGATGATGCCGACGCGACCAGGTGATAGCCCGCCTCGTTGACGTGGCCGGTCTTTATCCCGTTGACGCGCTTGTCGTAGAACAGCAGCGTGTTGAAGTTGGGTTGCTTGATCTTGTCGAACGCGAATTCCTTGTCCGAGGTGTACTTGAGCGCCTCCGGATGATGCCGCACGAGCGAGTGTGCAAGCGCCACCATGTCGGCCGCGGTGGTGAACTCGCCTGGCGCCGGCAACCCGTCGGGGTTTTCGAAGTGAGTCTCGATGAGCCCGATCTCCCTGGCCTTGTCGTTCATCATCTGCGTGAACGCGTCGGTGCTGCCGCCGAGGTATTCCGCCAGCGCCACCGCCGCGTCGTTGCCCGACGATACCATCAGGCCATACAGGAGGTCGTTCACGGCGACCTTTTGTCCCACGCCGAGAAACATCCGCGAGACGGTATCGTCCATCGAGAGCCGCCACGCCTTTTCGCTGATCGTGACGTCGGTGGCCGGGATGATCTTGCCCGCCTTCAGCGCGTCGAGGGTCAGGTAGAACGTCATGATCTTGGCGAGGCTGGCGGGTTGCATCTTCTGATGTTCGTTGAATGCGTACAGCACCGCGCCGGTGTCGCCATCGATCATCATGGCGGCCTTTGCGTCGAGCGCGAACGGAGCCGGTCTGTCGCCGAGCACGTGAATCGCGGTCAACGGAACCGCGGGCGCCTGTTCTTCGGCGTGCTTCGATGCGGTTGGATGGCGGTGAATCACCCTTGCAAAGGACGGAGTGGAACTTGCCGCCGCGATCGCGATCGCCGCAAACGCAATCGCCTTCGAAATTGATTTTTTCCGCACGCCCGTCGCCCTCCGCCTCAGCAGATTTTACTCCGCGAGCGTGCGGCGCGCGACGTTGGCGGGCAAGCCGGCCGGGATCACCCAATAGCGATCATCGGCAATCGGGCATATTCCCTTTTCACGCGTTCGAGCATAAAGGAAACTGAGCCCGAATGGACGTTTCAGTAATTTTGCCGGTCGTGAACGAGGCCGAAAACCTCAGCGCTTTGATCCCCAGGCTCATCGCGTTGCTCGACCGCGAGCGGCTCACTCACGAGATCGTGGTGGTGGACGGCGAGTCCAGCGACGGCACGCGTGAAACGGCGGAAGCGCTCGGCGCGCGAGTCGTTGCGGAACGCCGGCGCGGATACGCGGGCGCGTTGGAGACGGGGATTGCCGAGGCGCGCGGCGACTACCTGCTTACGCTCGACGCCGACCAGTCGCACGATCCCGATTTCATCGTCAAGATGTGGCGGGCCCGAACCCGCGCTGACATCGTGATCGCGTCCCGCTACGCGGTCGGCGGCGTTGCCTACTCGGGCTTCGTTCGCCGTTTTACGAGTTGGCTGCTGAACGTCGTGTTGCGGCGGGTGCTCTCGATGCCGGTGCGCGACCTGTCCAGCGGATATCGCCTGTACCGGCGTGAGGTGTTGGCGAACCTCGAACTCACGGCCACGAATTTCGAGGTGGTCGAGGAAATTCTGGTCAAAGCCTACGCCAGCGGATTCAGCATCGTCGAAGTTCCGTTCACCTATTTTCCGCGCGGCGCGGGCCGCTCGCACGCGAAGCTGGTCAGCTTCGGATGGAAAATCCTGCGTTCTTCGCTGCCGCTGTGGAAAATCCGCAACTCGCTTAAGTCCGCCGACTACGACGAACGCGCCTTCTACAGCCTGATTCCCCCGCAGCGCTACTGGCAACGCCGCCGCCATCGCATCACCGTGCTATGGGCGCGCGGCGTGGGCCGCGTGCTCGACGCAGGATGCGGTTCCAGTCTGATCGTGCAGAGCCTCAACAACGTGATCGGCATGGACTACAACTACGCCAAGCTCCGCTTTCTGCGCCGCTACGAAATTCCGCTGGTCAACGGCTCCGCCTTCGCGCTGCCGTTCAAGGACGAATCGTTCGATTGCGTGATCAGTTCGCAGGTTATCGAGCATATTCCATTCGACGAGTCGATTTTCAGCGAGATCCGCCGGGTGCTCCGCAGCGGTGGCCGGCTAATCCTCGGCACGCCCGACTATGCGACGATCGGATGGCGGATTATCGAACCGATCTACGGCTTCCTGATGCCCGGCGGATACAAGGACGAGCACATCACGCATTACACGCTGGACCGGCTCCGCGAGATCCTTGCCCGCCACGGAATCGTGATCGAGGAGATCGCCTACATCGTGCGCAGCGAGCTGATTCTCCGATGCCGCAAGGTTGAACTCGAAGATCGCGCGCCCAGCGACGTCGCCGCGGTTGGCTCGACGACGGCCTGAAATCGGGGAGAGAATCCTGAGATGACAGAGCATCGCATCTTGAGACTTGCCGGGAGTGGGGCGCTGGCTTTTATCGTGGCGACCGCAATCTGCACAACCTCGTGCTTGAGCAAGCAGCCGCAATCGCCGCGGCTGAATCTGGCAAGCATGCAGCTATCGCCCGCCGCACCAGGCAGTTGCGAGATCGATGCGGTCAAGATGTGCCAGGACACGGGAGGGCTTGCGTCGCCGGCGCCGTCGTCGCAGCCAGCAACGATGCCGATGGCGAGTTCATACGTGCCGCCCAGCGCTCCCGAGTCAGTCGAATTTCAGATTCCGATGGGCCAGGCTATCGAGCTGATGTGCTATTACAATCCGCAGCACAACTCGATCTATCGGGCCGATGCGACCGCGCAGTCCGCGCTGACCAGGAACTCCGTCGAGTACATGAAGCAGCGGGGATTCTGCGTTAACAAGTAAAGCGGGCGGCCATTGGCGTTGCCGGAAAGGAGATCGAAATGCCAAAGACTCAAGTCGGCGAAGTGAGCCTCAACTACGACGTCGCCGGCAACGGCGAGCCGATCCTGATGATCATGGGTCTCGGCGCCAGTTCAGCGGCGTGGGATCCCAAGCTTGTAGCCGAACTCGCGCGCACGTTTCGCGTGATCACGTTCGACAATCGCGGTACCGGGCAGAGCGACAAGCCTGACGCGCCGTATTCGATCGAGATGTTTGCCGACGACGCAGCCGGGCTGCTCGGCAAGCTCGAAGTTTCGCGGGCGCACATCTTTGGCGTCTCGATGGGCGGGATGATCGCACAGGAGTTCGCGCTGCGGCATCCGGGTCGAACGGCGACGCTCACGCTTGGATGCACCACGGCGGGTGGCACGCACGCCGTGCCGCCGCCGCTCGAATCGTTGAAAATTCTGACCGCGCCGCGCGAGGGGGTTGCGCCGGAGGCAGTGGTTCGGCGCTCATGGCCGCTCACCTACACGCCAAAGTACATCGCGGAGAATCGCGCGGTGCTCGAGGCCGCGATTGCGCGCCTGCTCAAGCATCCGACGCCGCCGTTTGCATTCCAACGCCAACTCGAAGGGACCTATACGCTCAAAACGTTTGACCGCCTGCCGCAAATCAAGGCGCCGACGCTGGTCGTGACCGGCGCCGACGACGTGCTGATCCCGGCGAAGAACTCCGAGATAATCGCGGCGCAGATACCCGGCGCGAAACTACACATCATCGCGGGCGTGGGACACGCATTCATGGACGAGGGCCGCGACGCATTCCTGGAAGTTTTTTTGCCGTTCGTAAAATCGCATCCAATGCAGGGGTAATCCCTGCGAATTAATACTGGCCCGTCGTGCCAACGACCGCGCTCCGTTGTCGCGCGCGGTCCCTGCCAATGGCTTAATACTGCGCTGCCGTCGCCACGGCCGGCGCTTGCGCGGGGGGCCGCGGGCAGCCTTAATCTCGTACGTGCCCTCGTTTTACGACTTCGCAATCGTCTGCCAGTCGCTCGGGCAGACGCAGAGCCGGCTTCAGATGGCCGAGACGGTAGGCACATTTCTGGCCAAACTCGACATCGATGAAGCGGAAGTCGCGGCGCGATTCATGGTCGGCCGCACGGTCGCGCCGGGCGAGGAGAAGCGCATCCAGATAAGCGGCCGCGCAATCTGGAAAATCGTCGCGGAGATGACAGACAGCGCAGACCAGGGCGAAGACATCTTTGCCGCCGCGGCAGACTTCGGCGAGGCGATCGAGATGACGCTCAAGCTTCGCGCGGCCGACCCTGAACCCACGCTTACGATTCGTGAGCTCAACGAAAAATTCGCCGAGATCGCCGCTATCGAGGGGCGCCACGCGCGCCAGCGCAAGCTCGACGCGCTGCGCGAGCTGTTCGCGCGCGCATCGGCATTCGAAGCCGGGTACATCGCGAAGATTCTGATCGGCCAGATGCGCCACGGGATGAGCCAGGCACTGATGCTCGAGGCGATCGCCCGGATGAGCGCGCGGCCGGTCAGCGAAGTTCGCCGGATTCACCTGCGGGAGGCTGACCTCGGCCGGGTGGTGCGAATCGTCCTGGGTCGCACGGCGCCATGAGCGTTCGCCCCGAGGCCGTCGTCGAGGTTGCGTACATTGATATGCAGCATTTCACCGTTTCAGCGCGCCGTGAATCAGTGATGATGATGCTGGACGTGGTTGGGCTCGTGCGCGTTGCTCAGCGCCATCCCGATAGCTTCCATTTCTGATTGGCCGAAATCCTCGAGCACAAACGCCTCGCCGCCGATGTCGGTTTCGACCCGCTCGTAAAGGTCGCAGCACCACCAATCGGGACTCAATTGGCGCGTCCGGATGACGAAGACATTGCCGCAAACCACTTCAACCCGTTCCATAAAAGCCACCTTCCTGATTTGGAATGGCCGCAGGCGCCGGGGGATCCTAAGGTGAAATATTTAGCATAATTGCGTCAGTATTGCTAATGCTCAAAGCGTGAAAGTTCGCGCGATTGGTGGACTTTTCCGGCGGAGTCGTCTGACGGAATCCGGACGGGAAAGGCGGTGGGTGTCAGGCCTTAAGCGAAGTCGAACAGTCTCGGCGTCGAGAAAGATCCGGGGTGCCTCGGCTTCGCTCGGGATGACACAAAAAAACGGAGGCAAAAAAAGCGCATGACACAAAAAAGCGCAAGCCGCATCGCGCGCAGACGTTGCGCCTTGGGGTGAACCGGGTCGTCTTTCATCGAACTGCTCTCACGCAGTGAGGCGGCGAACCAGCGCCTCACCAATAAGCATAATCATCGCGGCGACGAGCAGGTACGGATTCATCGAGACGCGGCGCTCGAGCGTGGCGCGTTGCGTCGAGACTTCCGCCGGCGACGGATTGAGACGCCCGCCGGTGGCGGACGCGAGTTGTTCGAGCAGGCCGTAGTTGGGCTCGGGGCGCGGCAGTTCGGCGTTGACCGACGGACTGACGGTGAACGCGAGCGGCGGGAACTTCTTGTCCTTGCCGGCCGGCGAGCGCACTTCGAAGTAGTAATTGCCGGGGGCGGGCGCGTCGATCGATCCCGACAACTCGCCCACAACTTCTTCGGTGAGTGCGGTTTCAGTCCGGGTTCCGTCGGGCCGCGTCACGAGCACGGTTACCAGGCGGGCGGCGTTGCCCGGCTCGGCGCTGTAGTCGGTCAGCTTTATATTGATCCGGCCGGCATTGTAGCCGAGTGCGACGTCGATTTTGGGTTCGGCGGGCATCTCCGGCGTCATCCAGGCGAGAATGCGATCCCACAGCGGCTGAAAAACATTCGCGCTGACCCACCTGCCGGACCATCGCCCGCTCGCGTCCGTGGTCACCGCCATCGCTTTGCCCGCGCCGTACTTCCAGCTCGCGATGACGGGCTCGCGCGTGCCGCTGCGATCGACGTACATGCTCATCGTGGCGCGCGGTTTGATCTCGGTGGAGACGTAGCCCTTGAGCGGTGGCATCTGGCGCGCCGCGAGATCTTTCAAAATCGCGTCGGGGCTTTCGCTGCGCGGTGTGAATTCTTTTTCGACCATCGTGATCTCGCCGCCGTGGGCGCGAAAGTCTTGGACGAAAAGCTGGGGCAGATTGCGCGGACTGTCGGTCTGATAGTAGGAACCGCCGCCGTACCTGGCGATCGCCTGGAGCAGGTCCACATTGGCGTCCCGCCCGATTGCGATCGTCGAGATCGTCGTGTTGGCGTCATGATGCATCCGCGAGACCAGGTCATAGTACATCTCGGCGGTGCCTCCGGTCTCGCCGTCGGTGAGGACAACGACGTGCTTGACCTGTGCGCCGCTGTTGCCGAGCATGCGTTCGGCCTCGCGCAGCGCCGGAATCATGAAAGTCTGGCCATGCGCGGAGAGCCGGTTGATCATCTGATCGAAATACGGGCGGCTCTGGCCGACGGACTGCAGCGGGATGACGACGAACGGCTGCGAGTCGAATCCGATGACGCCGATCAGGTCGTTGTCCTTGAGAGTTCTGGTGACGGTCTCGGCGGCGGCTTTGGCGTAGGTGAGCTTGTCGTTGCGGCCCATCGAGCCCGACTTGTCGATGATCAATATCAGCGCGCGTTTCTTTTCCTTGTGCTGCGGCGGCTTCATCGTCACCGGCATCACGGCCGCGAGCGGGCTGTCCGCATAACCGCCAAGGCCGAAACTCGAATCGCCGCCGATCATCGCGAGCGAACCGCCGCGACGCACGTACTCCGCCATCGCGTTCTGCGCGGCCGGCGCGATTCGTTCGCTCGGCACGTTGTTGATCAACACCGCGTCGTAACCCGAGACGGCGCCGTCCCAGGTCCCGCCGGTGACGGGCACGACGGTCGGTTCGAGTCCCATCCGATTGACGACGATGCCGAGATAGTTGGCGTCCCTGGCGCTGTCGCTAAGAATCAGAACTTTGCGCCGCGCGCCCACTCCCACCCATCCTTTGAGCGAGTCGTCCTCGGGGTACGCGTCGAGCGCGGGATTGTCGGGCTTGAAGGCGGCGGTGTACGAAGCCAGGCCGGCGGTTTCGGTGCGGACCGGGAAGTCGAAGCGCTGCGAGCCGCGCGCCAGCGTCACTTTGCGCTCATCGATAACCGCGCCGTCGCGCTCGATGGTGATGGTTCCCGCCGCGGGCAGGTCGTTAAGATTCTCCATCGTGACGCCGAGCGCGAACGGAGCGGCTTTCTCCAGCGCCGGCGGAAGCGAAAGCGCCGTCATCGCGACGTTGGGAATCGAACGCGCGCCGGGCGGCGTGAAGATGTCGAGGCGAATCTCGGCGGAGACAATCGCGCTTATCGCGCGCTCCGCGTCGCCGCGATTTTGCCATCCGTCGGTCACCATCACGGCCGGGCCGCCGTGCGCGTCGGGATCTGCGGCGATACGGTAGAGCGCGCTTTCAAGGTTGGTCGCGCCGGGCCCGCATTCGGCGCATCCGGTCCCGTTGGCGAACGCCGATTCGACGGCGCCGATCGATTCCGGGACCGCGCTGGCCGCGAACATGTACGCGGGATCTGCCGCGCGCAGCCCGAGGTCGTCGCGGATCAGCTTGAGCGTCCACGCGCGCATCGCCGGCGTGATACTGGCGCTCGCGTCGGCGATTGCGGGCCGCGCGGCGCCCTCGGAATGCATCACCTGCTGCGGATTTGCGAGCGCGACGACGAACAGGGCGAGCACTATCGCGCGCATCAGCGGCGCAAACACGCGGCGAATTTCGCGCGCGTTGACAAGACCCCAGAGCAAAACGATCGCGGGAATCGCGAGCAGATACAGCAGCTCGCGATGAGCGAAGCTCAAATCGTGCGGGGAGACTGTTGGAATCACGGCGCGGCGGCCTCGGCGATGCGGCGGCGCCGATAGACGAGAAGGGCTTCCAGAGCGGTCAGCGCGATAATCGCGGCGAGAAGGTAATCGCCAAGCGGGGATTTTTCCATCACCGGCGCGGCTGCGGAACC encodes:
- a CDS encoding TIGR02453 family protein, translating into MARRYFTPRFFEFFEELSRNNNRDWFAQNKPRYEREVREPMLAFIADFGPRLRKISARYVADPRPAAGSMMRIHRNLRFSRDKAPYHTNAAAAFGHRDGKRFDSPSFYLSLSPAEAFAGVGVWHPHADMVAKIRDAIVARPAKWKSAVNDRRFRARFEMAGDMLSRPPKGYDANHPLIEDLKRKDFIGGTQFTRNEVCSAEFMGLFSSACASAAPFMKFLTEALGLKW
- a CDS encoding alpha/beta fold hydrolase, which codes for MPKTQVGEVSLNYDVAGNGEPILMIMGLGASSAAWDPKLVAELARTFRVITFDNRGTGQSDKPDAPYSIEMFADDAAGLLGKLEVSRAHIFGVSMGGMIAQEFALRHPGRTATLTLGCTTAGGTHAVPPPLESLKILTAPREGVAPEAVVRRSWPLTYTPKYIAENRAVLEAAIARLLKHPTPPFAFQRQLEGTYTLKTFDRLPQIKAPTLVVTGADDVLIPAKNSEIIAAQIPGAKLHIIAGVGHAFMDEGRDAFLEVFLPFVKSHPMQG
- a CDS encoding glycosyltransferase, with translation MDVSVILPVVNEAENLSALIPRLIALLDRERLTHEIVVVDGESSDGTRETAEALGARVVAERRRGYAGALETGIAEARGDYLLTLDADQSHDPDFIVKMWRARTRADIVIASRYAVGGVAYSGFVRRFTSWLLNVVLRRVLSMPVRDLSSGYRLYRREVLANLELTATNFEVVEEILVKAYASGFSIVEVPFTYFPRGAGRSHAKLVSFGWKILRSSLPLWKIRNSLKSADYDERAFYSLIPPQRYWQRRRHRITVLWARGVGRVLDAGCGSSLIVQSLNNVIGMDYNYAKLRFLRRYEIPLVNGSAFALPFKDESFDCVISSQVIEHIPFDESIFSEIRRVLRSGGRLILGTPDYATIGWRIIEPIYGFLMPGGYKDEHITHYTLDRLREILARHGIVIEEIAYIVRSELILRCRKVELEDRAPSDVAAVGSTTA
- a CDS encoding D-alanyl-D-alanine carboxypeptidase family protein, whose translation is MRKKSISKAIAFAAIAIAAASSTPSFARVIHRHPTASKHAEEQAPAVPLTAIHVLGDRPAPFALDAKAAMMIDGDTGAVLYAFNEHQKMQPASLAKIMTFYLTLDALKAGKIIPATDVTISEKAWRLSMDDTVSRMFLGVGQKVAVNDLLYGLMVSSGNDAAVALAEYLGGSTDAFTQMMNDKAREIGLIETHFENPDGLPAPGEFTTAADMVALAHSLVRHHPEALKYTSDKEFAFDKIKQPNFNTLLFYDKRVNGIKTGHVNEAGYHLVASASSNGMNLLSAVMGAPSAARRRTETEKLIDWAFRAFVSYRPDLSKAIPAAIPVRDGVAEAVAIGPQGAAVFTLGRGEESKVTVQFEPAARYLEAPVQPGVAVGDLAVLLNGKPQAGIPIVTKAGVARAGLFGRLGQKLRRIL
- a CDS encoding VWA domain-containing protein — protein: MIPTVSPHDLSFAHRELLYLLAIPAIVLLWGLVNAREIRRVFAPLMRAIVLALFVVALANPQQVMHSEGAARPAIADASASITPAMRAWTLKLIRDDLGLRAADPAYMFAASAVPESIGAVESAFANGTGCAECGPGATNLESALYRIAADPDAHGGPAVMVTDGWQNRGDAERAISAIVSAEIRLDIFTPPGARSIPNVAMTALSLPPALEKAAPFALGVTMENLNDLPAAGTITIERDGAVIDERKVTLARGSQRFDFPVRTETAGLASYTAAFKPDNPALDAYPEDDSLKGWVGVGARRKVLILSDSARDANYLGIVVNRMGLEPTVVPVTGGTWDGAVSGYDAVLINNVPSERIAPAAQNAMAEYVRRGGSLAMIGGDSSFGLGGYADSPLAAVMPVTMKPPQHKEKKRALILIIDKSGSMGRNDKLTYAKAAAETVTRTLKDNDLIGVIGFDSQPFVVIPLQSVGQSRPYFDQMINRLSAHGQTFMIPALREAERMLGNSGAQVKHVVVLTDGETGGTAEMYYDLVSRMHHDANTTISTIAIGRDANVDLLQAIARYGGGSYYQTDSPRNLPQLFVQDFRAHGGEITMVEKEFTPRSESPDAILKDLAARQMPPLKGYVSTEIKPRATMSMYVDRSGTREPVIASWKYGAGKAMAVTTDASGRWSGRWVSANVFQPLWDRILAWMTPEMPAEPKIDVALGYNAGRINIKLTDYSAEPGNAARLVTVLVTRPDGTRTETALTEEVVGELSGSIDAPAPGNYYFEVRSPAGKDKKFPPLAFTVSPSVNAELPRPEPNYGLLEQLASATGGRLNPSPAEVSTQRATLERRVSMNPYLLVAAMIMLIGEALVRRLTA